TCGAGGCGCCGGCGGGCGTAGCGCCAAGGGCGCAGATGAATATAATCCCCCCCGTGACCGGAGGAGCGTGCGTGGCTGCCCTGAACTCATCGATCACCCGGGTCACGGCTGCTGCGCCGCGCCTCGTGCGCGAGGGCGAGGCGCAGATCCGCACCGACTTTGGCGAGTTCTGGTTCCTCGGCTTTCGCGACCGCAGCGGCTTGGAGCACCTCGCCGTGCTGCAGGGCGACGTTCGTGGTGAGGGCGTGGTCTGTCGCATCCACTCGAATGCCTGACCGGCGAGGTCTTTCACTCGCGCCGCTGCGATTGTGGGGCGCAACTCGACCTGGCGCTCGAGCGCATCGCCGCCGCCGGCAGGGGCGTGCTGATCTACCTGCGCCAGGAGGGGCGCGGGATCGGGCTGCTCAACAAGATTCGCGCCTATGCGCTGCAGGACCAGGGCGCCGACACCGTCGAGGCCAACCTGGCGCTGGGCTTCGCCGGCGACCTGCGGAGCTACGGCGTGGCTGCCGAGATGCTCCGCGAGCTCGGCGTTGCCTCTGTCCTTTTGATGAGCAACAACCCGGAAAAGGCGCGGGGTCTGCAGAGCGCCGGGATCGACGTGCAGCAGCGCCTGCCGCACGTCGCTGGCGTGCACGCCGAAAACAGCGACTACCTTCGCACCAAGAGCGCGCGCATGGGGCATGACTACCCCGAGGGCACGCTCAGCCCGCACGCTGGAGCAGGCGCTGGAGCAGGCGCTGCGGCCGTGCCGAGGCCTCAGGGCCGCGAGGGGGCCTGAGGCCCCGGCAGGGGGGCCCCTCGGAGCAGGCGCTCGCGCAGGTCGCTGCGTGGTTCCAGCGCCCCGAGGAAGGCCGTCGTCACCACCTGGCTGTGGCGGTGGCGGTCGTCGGGGAGGCTGAGGCAGAGTTGCGTCGTTTCCAGCACGCAGCCCGCGCCGCGCGCCCCGAGGTGCTCGACGAGGTCCTTGGCGATGGCCGCGGTGGCCTGCTCCTGCAGGGTCAGGCGCTGGGTGTGGCAGGCCACGAGTTGCCCCAGCCGTCCCAGCCCGGCCAGCCGATCGCCCGGCAGGTAGACCACATGCGCGCGGCCGAAGAAGGGCACGAGGTGGTGCGGACAGAGGCCGTGACAGGACAGGTCGAAGGCGAAGACGGCGTCGGCGCCGGCGACTGCCGGCAGCGTCTCAGCGAGGATCGTCGCCGGATCGGCCTGATAGCCCGCCAGCAGGTCGCGGCGCCAGAGCTCGCTGACCGCGCGCGGCGTGTCGAGCAGCTCGGCGCTCTGCGGGTCAAGACCGGCAGCGCGGAGCAGCTCGCGGATGGCGTGTTCGAGGGTCATGCCGCGCAGGCTCGCCGCTAGAACGCCGCGCGCTCGACCGTGCCCGAAAACGTGCCGTTGAGGGTGCCCCCACCGGCGAAGATCGCGAAGAACTCACCGGCCGCGTGTTGGCCCGGGTTGCCTAGCGTATCGAAGACGATGCTGCCGCGCTCCACCTGCGGAAAGGCTGCGCCCGAGATCACGATATGCTCGACGGTGCCCTCCTGCGCCACGAGGTCGACGCTGACCCCGGCCTCGAGCGGAAAGGGCACCACCACCTTGATCGGCTTCTCGAACTGCGCCGGATCCGAGCGAGGGATCGTGCGCAGGTACTCGACGACCATCGCCGTCGGCTGGCCGCCGCTCTCCTGGCGCTGAATCACGACACGATCGTAGGAGAGCTGGTACTCGTTGACGAAGGTGCCGCTCAGCTCGCCCTCGCTGCCGCAGGCGAGCGCGCCGGCAGCGAGCAGCAGCGTGGCGACGATGTTCCAGCTTCGCTTCACTTCCAGACTCCATGCGCCACCTTGGCGCCGCTGAGAAACGCGTTGCCCTCGTTGCGGAGACCGACGCATTCGTAGGCCACCATCGGCTCGTTGTTCGGCGCGAAGGCCAGCGAGGTGTAGCGGCCGCAGAGCTGCTCGCCGCCGTCGTCGACGACCCAGGTGCGCCACTCGCCGCCGAGCCGATAGGCTAGCATCACGGCGTCGTTATCCGGTTCACACTGCGTCGCGCCGGCGCGGGAGCAGCGGTAGTAGCTGATGGCGGGGTTGCCGGCGGCGTCGAAGGCGAGCGACGAGTAGAGCCCGTGCTGCGTCGTGCTGAGGTCGACCAGCTCGGGGCTGCTCCAGCCCTCGAGGTCGCTCGACTCGATGTAGCGCAGCGACTTGTCGCGCGAATCGAAGTAGGCGATCGCGTAGCGCCCCCGGCCGTCGCTCGCCAGGCTGGGCCGCTCCTCGATGCCCCCGGCTACGAGCAAGCGCGGTTCCGTCCAGCCGCTGCTCTCGCGCACGGCGATCCGCAGGCCGTGACGCGCCGGGGATTGCGCCACCAGGTTAGCGGCCAGCGCGACGGCACGGCAGTCGGGCGCTGGCGTGAAGAGCATCGTGGCGTACATCCCATCGCCATAGCCTTGGCTATTCAGGTCGAGGCCGCCGACGTCTTCGCCGCCGTCGTAGCGCCATTCGGCGCGGGCGTTGCCGTCCTGCTCGTAGTAGCCGAAGTGGACGTCGCGATAGGTCGCGTGGACCTCTCCGGCGCAGTCGACGGCGAGCGTGGTCCAATGCCCCACGGTATCGCCTGTGGAGCCCGCGGCGGAGAAGGTGCGTTTGCTCCAGGTCGCGCCCTGGTCGGCGGACTGCGAGGCGACGGCGTCCGAGCTGTCGCAGCCGCGCTGGCTCGGCGCGCCGCCGAGATAGCCGACATTCGGTCGCCCCTGATGGTCGAAGACCAGCGAGAGCCCGTGGGTCGGTCCGATCGTCTGGTCGACCTTGACGGCGGGCTGCCAGCTCGTGCCATCGAAGCGCGCATACATCACGTCCTGCGCGGGACGCTGGCGGTCGACGAAGCCCGAGCCGAGCGCCGAGGGCGGGCAGCTCACCGTGGGCTCATTCTCGACTGGGACCTTGCGGAAGTAGGCCAGGCCGAGCTCAGTGCCATGCGCGGCGAGCGCGCCCTGAATCCCTGCATTGTCGGCGTCGATCACCAGGCGCGAGACGAAGCTGAGGGTCGCGCCGGCCGGTGGGCCGCCGTCGGCGGTGCCGCCGTCGCTGCGCAGTCGGGCATCACGCCGGAGCGGGTCGCCGCTGTCGCTGCAGCCCAGCAGGGCGAGCATGACCAGCAGCGCGATTGAACGCGGTTCAGCGGTGGAGACGAAACGCATGGATCCCTCCCTGATTGACGGCCCCCGCGCTCAGGGCGCGTAACAGACGCCGCTGGTGACCTGAGTGGCGCAGGGCGGCACTGGGCAGCCGTCAGCCCCGATCTTGACGAGCCTCACGCGGTAGCGGCAGCTCCAGGACCAGCTATTGTGCAGCAGATCGGAGACGTAGAGCCGCAGGGTGTCCGCGCTGCCGGAGGCGCCGCCGCCGGGCGGTCGCAGCAGCACCCGGCAGCCGGCCCCGGCGAGGTGACTGAAGTGCTGCTGGCCGGGCGTGCCCGCGGCGAGCTGGAAGTCGCCCCCGCCTTCGCCGGTGCTGATGACGAAGTTAAACTGCAGCCCGTTGCCCGACGCGCCGCCCGCCGGACAAGTTCCGACTGTCTCGTAGTCAGCGCCGAGCATACAGGTCGCGCCCTTGCAGGGGTTGTCGAAGGTGTAGCTATCCTCGTCGTGCTCGTAAGCGATGCTGCCCTCGACCCAGGCCCCGGTGCCGACGAGGTCGCCCTTGGCCTTGGCGCGGTCCCGCGACCCGGAGGCGAAGAGCCGGCCGACCTTCCCCGCGTCGAGCTCCGTGCCGTCGAGCTGGGGCTCCTCGCTGGCGGAGGTGATCAGGCGCGGGTAATAGCCGTTGTCGGTCGCGCCGTCCGGATCCATGCAGACCTTGACCGTCAGCGTGTAGGTGGCGTCGTAGTCCCACTCGTCGCCGAGGAAGTCGGCGACGCGCAGATACCAGGGCCCCGGATGGAACATCGGCTGCGCCGTCAGCACGGTCGCGCCGTTGTCGGCCCGACGCGCGAACTGCTGCGCGGCGCAATGCGCCCCCGGCACGCAGAGCACGGCGCCCGCGCAGCGCTTCTCGGTGGCGCAGGTGGCCGTCGGCGCGGCCTGACAGAGCGTGTCGTTGCAGAAGACCTCCGTCTTCGGAATGCAGCTGAAGCTGCTGTCGGTGCAGTCGAGCGCGTCGGCACAGGAGCGCGCCGCAGGCTCGGCGAGCACGCGACAGCATTCGTCCTTACTGCAAGACGTCGCCTCGTGGGCGAAGAGCAGCGCCAGGCTGCTATCGACGACGGTGGCGCGATCGAAGGCGAGCTTGACCTCCATCACGGCAGGGTTGGCGACGCTGAGGTTGGCGGGGGCGTCGATGCGGTAGTAGTCGACGTCCGCGAGCGAGGCCAGTCGACCCTGCACGCTCAGCTCCAGCGGCGCCGTGCAGGCCTGACCGGTGAAGCTGCCGATCGTCCGCGCCGTGCCGAGGCCCTGACCACCTGGATGGTCGTTGCGCGTGCCGCGATCGTTGGCATCGGGCTCTGGGCGCGCGGCGACGCGCAGCGTATAGGGCGTGGCCACGTCGCTGTCGTTGCTCTCGGCGTCCTCGACGGCGACGTAGTAGGTCCCGGCGCTGGGCACCGCGTAGATCGTGCTCAGGTCGGTGGGGGCCCGCGAGCCGTCGGGGTTGCTGTCGCTGGCGACCTCGACCAACCGGCCGCCCTCGAGGCGGTAGACCGTATGCTTGTAGTCGACGGGCGTCGGCGCCGCCGTCGTCAGCGCGACGTCGAGGAGCTGGTCGGCGGCCACGTTGACCTTGTAGAAGTCCCGGTCCCCCGTGCAGGAGATCCGACCGCTGTTGCTCGCGCCGACCGTCGTGGCCTTGGCCTCGTCGTCGTTGGGCTCCTGGCTGTCGGGGTCGGCCTCCGTGCTGTAGCTGAGCCTGTAGCTGTTCTTCTCGTCCCGGGCGTCATTGCCCTGGTCGAGCACCTGCAGGTAGTAGCTGCCGGGCGCGAGACAGTGCAGCGCGTTGAAGGCGTTGTTCTGGCCCTCGGGGGCGCGGGCGACCACCGTGTTGGCGTCTTTCAGCACGAGGTAGGTCAGGTTGATCGGCGAGACCGGCGCGGAGAGCTGGAGCTTGACGCGCAGCAGCTGCTTACCGGCTGGAACCTCGATCCGGTAGTAGTCATTGTCCAGCCGCGGGCAGATGTAGTTGACGGTCTCGTCGCCCTCCGCCAGCGTATGGGCGGTGTCGAGGTTGATCATGCGATCGACGCCATCCGGGCACGATCCCTGGCCACCACCACCGTCGTCGCCGCCGCCACCACCGCCGTTATTTTCGCTGCAGCCGACCATTGCGGTGGCGAACTGAAGCGTTAGCGCCAGCAGCGCTGCCAGGCCGAGCCCATACGATGCACGCTTGATCATCAGGTCCTCGTGCAGCGCGACGCTCGCGGCGCGCTGGTGATTTCCGCGCTCGCGCCAGCCCAGAGGCGGCGCGGGCGCGAGCCGAGCCGAAACTACGCCTCTCGTCTACCGCGGCGCCGCCCCGAGTGGCGAGGGCAATGATGGCGACGCTAGGGCGCGGGGCACGCCAGATCCTGCGCGGGGCAGACGCAGTCCTTCGCCGCGTCGAAGAGGCGCGGATCCTTCCACGCCGACTCCGGTACGCGAATCTGGCCGTTTGGCGGCAGCTTGGCGCCTGTCTGCGCGTCGTAGCGCGCGCGCACGCAGGCGATGCTGAAGACGCCATAGTCCTTCGGGTTGTCGAAGGGGACCTGGCCAAAGGCGATCTGTAGGGTATTCCAGCCGTCCTGGCTGACGCCGCGTGGGTCGACGAGGGTGATGTTCTCGGCCGTCCAGTCATAGCAGGTGACGTGGCGCTGCCAGGTGCAGATCGGTTGATCGCCGGCCAACGCGCGCTGGGTCTCGCAGCGCTGGCTGCCAACGCAGTGACTGCTCTGACAGCGCTCGCCGCGCAAGGTGCACTCCCCGTCGGCGCTGCAGGCGGTCAGCGAGCTGCAGTCCCCCACGGCGCTGCAGCGGCAGAAGCCATCGCCGCAGTCGCGCCCCTGGGGACAGTCGGCATCCGCGCTGCAGCGCGTCGGCTCTTGCTCGATGCCCGTGCCCGTGCGCTGGATGTCGTAGCGGTAGCCGATCCGCGAGCGGTGGGCGGCGTCATCGCTGCGGGGATCGCTGTGCAGGCGCAGCTCGTCGCCGTTGGGCATCCCATCGAAGTCGAGGTCGTCGAGGGTGTCGTCGGCCACCGGATTGGTGCCGAAGCGGACCTCGACGTTATCCGGGATACCGTCGGCGTCGCTGTCGAAGAGATCGCGGCTCGTGCCGAGAAAGCGCTCCTCGCAGTCATGCAGCCCGTCGCCGTCGGAATCGTCGGGCACGCCATCGCCGTCGAGATCGCTGGCGGCCGCGTTGCAATCGGCGTCGCCAGGGTTGAGTGCGTCCGCCCCCGAGGAGCGAAAGAAGTGCTCGAGCGCGTCGCCGAAGCCATCGCCGTCGCTGTCGCCCGAATAGACCTTGGTGCCAATCGTGCGCTCGAGCTCGTCGTCCAGGCCGTCGCCGTCGCTGTCGGTGACCGTCGTCGTCGCCGTCGGTCGGCCGTTGAGGTTGCTGGCGATCAGGTTCTTGAGGCGGAAGACGCGGCGCAGCGTCGAGAAATCGACGTGGAGGAAGTTGATCTCCTCGCCGTTGAGGAAGTTGCGGAAGGTGCCCTGGCCGACGTCCGCCATCTGCTTCAGCAGCGCGATCGCCTGATCCTGAAAGACGCCCGTCGTCGTCTGGCTGGCGAGGTAGGCGGTGTGCAGCTTGAGATCGCCGATCGGATAGAGCGCCTTGAGGCTCATGATGTCGTTGACGCGCCGCAGAATGCCGGTGGGGACGTTGTACTGCGGGTAGCGGCCGGCGTACTGGGCCTGATCGCCGAGCAGCTCACGGATGATCTCCGGCGGCACGTCGCCCCAATCCTCGCGGTCGTTGATCCGCGGATCGGGCTGCCCGTCGGAGAGGAAGATCACGACATAGCGGCTGCGGTTCAGCGCGCCCGTGTTGTTGCGGCGCATCTCGGCCATGTCGCGCGAGAGCAGCTGGAAGGCCTCCGAGAGCGCGCCCTCGTAGTCGGTGACGGAGCCGCCGTTGTTGATCTGCGGCAAAGCGGTCAGCAGCTCGCGCGGATCCTCGGCGAAGCCCGGCTGGCCGTTGGGCAGGCGCGTGACCACCTGCTTGGCCGAGCCGAAGCGCTCGATCGCGAAGGCCACGCCGGGGTCGATCTGCGCGGCGCAGACGCCGTTGACGCAGCCGGTGCCTGGCGTCGGGCAGTCGGCGCAGGCGGTCTCACCGGGGCCGCAGCCGGCCTTGGCGACGTCGCAGAGCGGCAGGCAGACGCCGTTGGTGCTGGTCGGCGCCGGGCAGCGGCGCAGGCTGCCACATTCCTTGGCGTCGGTGCCGATCGGGCAGCAGTCGGGGCCAACGCACATCGCCGGCCCAGCGCCCGTGCAGGCCGGGCAGAGCGTGCTGCCCTTGCCGCAGCTCGGCTCGCCGGTGTTGCAGTAGAAGGGCGAGTAACGCACGCCGAGGTTGATGAACTGGGTGATCACCTGGCGCACGGCGCGGCTGCGCCCCGTGGCCTGCGTGGGGTCGACGACCGTCGTCTCGCCGTAGCGCGGTTCGGGCGTGGTGCGGCCCGGGTCGTTGACGTTCATGCTCTGCGAGGTGTCGATGATGAAGAGCACCTTGAGCGGGAACTCGAGCTCGGCGGGGTCGGCGGTGCAGACATGCCCGGCCAGGCGCAGCTTGTTGTCGAAGGGCGGCGGCGGCGCCTCCGTGATCAGGTTGAGCGCGACGTCCGTGCAGCCGACGGTTAGGCTCGCGCCCAGCGTCAGGACGGCCAGCAGCACGTGGGACCGCCCGCCGCAGCAGCTCGTGCCGTGCCTCATGGCAGCTCCACGCCAACGCAGGGGTCGAGCTTGCGGTCGCGCTGCGCCGCGGCGCGGCGCGTGGTCAACTCGCCAAGATCGTAGAAGTCGTCGACGGTCAGCGTGACCTTGCCGGTGGCTGGGCTCTTGAAGCCGCAGGCCTGTTCCTTGCCGTCGTCGGCGGTGCAGGTCTGGCGCACGTACTGCGCCCGCACGCAAGCGCCCTTGTAGCTGCCGAAGTCGCGCGGGTCGTCGGCGGGGCCCTCTCCGAAGAGCAGCGTGACCTCGTTGTAGCCGATGGTGCCGGCCGCCGCGCGCTGTGCGGTGCTGACCAGGCGCAGGCGCCGCACGGCGAAGTCGAGGCAGCTCCGTCGGTCGACCCGCTCGGCCTCCTCCTCGCGGTCATAGATGTAGCGGAAGTTGGCCTGGATCTCGGGGTCGGCCTGCGTCGGCGACGAATGGGTCTTGATCTCCTCGTCGTTGCGCTTGCCGTCGAAGTCGCTGTCGTCCTTGGCGTCGGCGACGATTGGATCGGTGCCGAAGGCGAACTCGACGCCGTCCGGGATGCGGTCGCGGTCCGAGTCGACGAGCTTGGGATCGGTGCCGAGGATCGCCTCTTCGCAGTCCAGTAGGCCATCGCCGTCGCGGTCGATGCGCTCGCTCGCCGTGCAGCGACGCACCGGCAGGGCTGGGTCGTTGGGGTCGAAGCCACTCTTGAGGCGATCGAGCTCGAACTTGTCGTTGTAACCGTCGCCGTCGCTGTCGCGCTCGCGGTCGTTCGTCTTGGCCTCGAACTCGCGCCCGTCGTCCACGCCATCGCCGTCGGTGTCGACGAGCAGCGAGGTCAGCCCCGGGAGGGCGTTGTCGCTGCTGGCGATGAAGCTGGTCATGCCGAAGGGCCGCGAGACCGACGAGTAGTTGATGTCGAGGAAATCGATCTTCTGGCCGGCGTTGAAGCTGCGGTAGAAGCCGCCGCCGGCGATCGCCATCGTCTTCAGCAGCTCCTCGCTCTTGGCCTTGTCGATCGCGAAGATGTCGAGCACGGCCTGCGGGAGGCTGTCGATGAAGAGGAAGGCGGTATGCAGCCGCAGCTCGCCGGCGTTGTACTGCTGGCCGAGGGCGACGATCTCGTTGACCTTGCGCACGAGATCCTCACCGGAGTTGTAGGATTGGCACTGCTCGGTCATCGCCGGATACCACTCGCGCATCTTGGCGCAGAGCTCCGGGTTGGCGTTGAAGTTGTCGCACCACTCCTCGCGCGGCACGTCGCACCAGCTATCGACGATGATCCCGACGTTGACCGTGTCGTTGCCGCAGCCCTTCTGGCAGACAGGGTCGGGGGCGCCGTCCGAGAGGAAGATCAGCACGTACTTAGTGCGCGCGCGCTCCACGGGATCCGTCTCGACGAGGTCCTTCTCGAGCACCTGGTAGGCCGTGCTCAGCGCGCCCTGATAGTCCGTGGTGATGTCGGCCTGGCCGAGGCCGGCCGCCGCCTGGTTCAGCACGGAGGCGTCGTTGGTGAAGCCGCCGCCCGTGGCAGTGGACGAGCCATTGACGGTAATCCGGCCGTTGAAGCGGATGATCGCGAAGGACACCGCCGGGTTGTTGCGGAAGCGGTCGACGACCCGCTGCACGGCGGCCTGCCGCCCGGGATTCTGGGCGCCGGCGCAGAGCGTCGCGCACTGCGCCGGTGGTAGGCCGTAGCCATCGGGGGCGGGCTGCGGGCAGAGCGTGCTGCAGCCCGAGGCCGTGGCGTCGGAGGGGTCGGTGAACTGCATCGACCCCGAGCTGTCGACGATGAACATGATCTTGACGGGGAAGACCTGCTCGTTGGGCGGCGAGGTGCAGACGCGCCCCTCGATATCGAGCCGGTCATCCACCAGGTCGGCGACCTGATGGCTAATGGGTTGCAGCCCCGCCTCGCTACAAGCGGCGCCACAGAGCAGCAGGACTCCCATGGCCCAGCGTCCTAGGTTCATCGCGCTTCTCCATGCTCACCTTCACCGCCGCGCCGCCGCGCCCGGGCGGAGGCCGGGCCGGGGGACGAGGCGGTGGCTGAGCTGAGTGGGAGCTGTTCGGCTCCCGGTGAGTATAGACGAGAATCGCTGCGCTGCCGACGTTGCTCGGCCGTGTGTTGCTCGGCCGTGTGTTGCTCGGCCGTGTGTTGCTCGGCTGCGTGTTGCTCGGCCGTGGCGCCGGAGCGCGGGCGACCGGGCCGCGGGAGCGAGCGCAGGGGTCGGGCTTGAGCGAGGGCTTCCGGGCCCGCAGGGCCCGGAAGCTGCGGAGCGTGGGCTGGTGAGCCGAGGGACACTCGCTGCTTTAGCTCTCGCGGCGAGCGCGGCGGAGGCCGAGGAGGGTGAGGGCGAGCAGGAGGCCGAGGCCGGCGCTGCTGCCGTGGCCGCCGACGCTGCAGCCGCCGGTGGACCCGCCATCCGCCGTGACGGTCATGACGTAGCTGTTGGCGCTGGGGAAGTCGGGGTTGACCTGGTCGGCGAAGACGAGCTCGCCCTGGACCTTGATCTTGTAGGTGCCGGGCTCGTCGGCGGCGAAGGTGGCGACGTTGTTCTTGAGGTAGAAGTACTCGTGCGGGCTGGAGAGGCGGACCGAGCCGCGGGGGTTATTGACGGTGGCGGTGGAGCCGCTGGGGCGCTCGACGACGGTCCAGGTGTAGCGCAGGGCCGTGTTCTCACGGTTGGCGAAGAGGCGCAGGCGGAAGTCCTCGCCGGTCTTGACCTTCATCGAGGGCGAGTAGACCTGGAAGGCGGTGGTGCGGTCGAGGCAGTTCTTCTCGTCGCCGTCGACGACGAAGCAGGAAGCGCTCGTCACAGCCGTTGCCCTTGTTGTCGCGGTCGTCGTCGGCCTGGTCGGGGTTGGAAAGTGAGCGGCAGTTGTCGCGGCCGTTGACGATGCCGTCGCCGTCGAGGTCGCTGTCACAGGCGTCACCGATCCCGTCGCCGTCGGTGTCCTTCTGATCAGCATTGGCGACGCTGGGGCAGAGGTCACGGCTGTCGGGGATGTTGTCGAGGTCGAGGTCCTCGTCACAGCCGGAGGGCAGCGCGGCGCCCTGGTCGGTGTTGGCGACGAGGGGGCAGTTGTCGAGGATGTCGAGGTGCCCGTCGTTGTCGTCGTCGGCGTCGCAGGCGTTGCCCTGGCCGTCGCTGTCGGCGTCACCCTGGGTCGGGTTGGCGACGGCGGCGCAGTTGTCGGCGCCGTTGGCGAGGCCGTCATTGTCGAGGTCGGCGTCGCAGGCGTCGCCGAGGCCGTCGCCGTCGGTATCCTTCTGATCCTTGTCGGCGGCGTTGCTGCAGAGGTCGCAGGCGTCACCGTGGCCGTCGCCATCGCTGTCGGTCTGATCGACGTTGCTGACCTGCGGGCAGTTGTCGACGTCGTCCTCGCGGCCGTCATTGTCGTAGTCGTCGGCGTATTGGTACGTGTCGCCGAAGTCCGTGTTGGCGATCAGGATCGACCCGCCGCCGCAGCCGCAACCGCCGCCGCCGGAGGTGTCCGGGGTGCCGCAGGCGCCGCCCGTACACTCGCCGAGCGCCTGGGCGTAGGCCGCGCTATGGGTCACGAGCAAGCCCATCGCGCTAAGAGCCGCTACCACCAAAAATTTGCGCATCATGGTCGATCCCTCCCCGTGTTGCCGTCGTCGTTGCTGGGTTTGTTTCGGCGCCTGGTCGGCACCGTGATTCACTGAGTCTTGTGTAGGCCTTCGCGTCTTCATCGCTGCGCTGAGGTTATGCGAGCGCCGGGCCAACTCGATAGATCCTCGCATCCTCTCGAAATTGCTTGGCGCTTGGCCGAACCTCAGGTCCTGACTCGCGCTCGATCCTGCGTCGACCGTGGGGTGGACGCCACGGTCGGCGCTTTGACGAGGGCAAGGCTGGGCCCGAGTCGGCGGAAAATAAGCTAGCAATAACAGAGTTTAAGCAGGTGAGTTGCGCGGAAAGGACGAGGTGTGGAGTCGATCCTACGGGGAGCTTGGCGGGGTCGTGCGCTGGGAGTCGGGGCGAGGGGCTTCCGGGCCGCAGGGCCCGGAAGCTGCGGAGGGCGCGAGGGGCGAGTGGAGGAACCCTCGTCGCTTGGCTCGCTTAGCTCTCGCGGCGAGCGCGGCGGAGGCCGAGGAGGGTGAGGGCGAGCAGGAGGCCGAGGCCGGCGCTGCTGCCGTGGCCGCCGACGCTGCAGCCGCCGGTGGACCCGCCATCCGCCGTGACGGTCATGACGTAGCTGTTGGCGCTGGGGAAGTCGGGGTTGACCTGGTCGGCGAAGACGAGCTCGCCCTGGACCTTGATCTTGTAGGTGCCGGGCTCGTCGGCGGCGAAGGTGGCGACGTTGTTCTTGAGGTAGAAGTACTCGTGCGGGCTGGAGAGGCGGCCCGAGCCGCGGGGGTTATTGACGGTGGCGGTGGAGCCGCTGGGGCGCTCGACGACGGTCCAGGTGTAGCGCAGGGCCGTGTTCTCACGGTTGGCGAAGAGGCGCAGGCGGAAGTCCTCGCCGGTCTTGACCTTCATCGAGGGCGAGTAGACCTGGAAGGCGGTGGTGCGGTCGAGGCAGTTCTTCTCGTCGCCGTCGACGACGAAGCAGAAGCGCTCGTCACAGCCGTTGCCCTTGTTGTCGCGGTCGTCGTCGGCCTGGTCGGGGTTGGAAAGTGAGCGGCAGTTGTCGCGGCCGTTGACGATGCCGTCGCCGTCGAGGTCGCTGTCACAGGCGTCACCGATCCCGTCGCCGTCGGTGTCCTTCTGAT
The Pseudomonadota bacterium DNA segment above includes these coding regions:
- a CDS encoding PPC domain-containing protein; the encoded protein is MIKRASYGLGLAALLALTLQFATAMVGCSENNGGGGGGDDGGGGQGSCPDGVDRMINLDTAHTLAEGDETVNYICPRLDNDYYRIEVPAGKQLLRVKLQLSAPVSPINLTYLVLKDANTVVARAPEGQNNAFNALHCLAPGSYYLQVLDQGNDARDEKNSYRLSYSTEADPDSQEPNDDEAKATTVGASNSGRISCTGDRDFYKVNVAADQLLDVALTTAAPTPVDYKHTVYRLEGGRLVEVASDSNPDGSRAPTDLSTIYAVPSAGTYYVAVEDAESNDSDVATPYTLRVAARPEPDANDRGTRNDHPGGQGLGTARTIGSFTGQACTAPLELSVQGRLASLADVDYYRIDAPANLSVANPAVMEVKLAFDRATVVDSSLALLFAHEATSCSKDECCRVLAEPAARSCADALDCTDSSFSCIPKTEVFCNDTLCQAAPTATCATEKRCAGAVLCVPGAHCAAQQFARRADNGATVLTAQPMFHPGPWYLRVADFLGDEWDYDATYTLTVKVCMDPDGATDNGYYPRLITSASEEPQLDGTELDAGKVGRLFASGSRDRAKAKGDLVGTGAWVEGSIAYEHDEDSYTFDNPCKGATCMLGADYETVGTCPAGGASGNGLQFNFVISTGEGGGDFQLAAGTPGQQHFSHLAGAGCRVLLRPPGGGASGSADTLRLYVSDLLHNSWSWSCRYRVRLVKIGADGCPVPPCATQVTSGVCYAP
- a CDS encoding VWA domain-containing protein — its product is MRHGTSCCGGRSHVLLAVLTLGASLTVGCTDVALNLITEAPPPPFDNKLRLAGHVCTADPAELEFPLKVLFIIDTSQSMNVNDPGRTTPEPRYGETTVVDPTQATGRSRAVRQVITQFINLGVRYSPFYCNTGEPSCGKGSTLCPACTGAGPAMCVGPDCCPIGTDAKECGSLRRCPAPTSTNGVCLPLCDVAKAGCGPGETACADCPTPGTGCVNGVCAAQIDPGVAFAIERFGSAKQVVTRLPNGQPGFAEDPRELLTALPQINNGGSVTDYEGALSEAFQLLSRDMAEMRRNNTGALNRSRYVVIFLSDGQPDPRINDREDWGDVPPEIIRELLGDQAQYAGRYPQYNVPTGILRRVNDIMSLKALYPIGDLKLHTAYLASQTTTGVFQDQAIALLKQMADVGQGTFRNFLNGEEINFLHVDFSTLRRVFRLKNLIASNLNGRPTATTTVTDSDGDGLDDELERTIGTKVYSGDSDGDGFGDALEHFFRSSGADALNPGDADCNAAASDLDGDGVPDDSDGDGLHDCEERFLGTSRDLFDSDADGIPDNVEVRFGTNPVADDTLDDLDFDGMPNGDELRLHSDPRSDDAAHRSRIGYRYDIQRTGTGIEQEPTRCSADADCPQGRDCGDGFCRCSAVGDCSSLTACSADGECTLRGERCQSSHCVGSQRCETQRALAGDQPICTWQRHVTCYDWTAENITLVDPRGVSQDGWNTLQIAFGQVPFDNPKDYGVFSIACVRARYDAQTGAKLPPNGQIRVPESAWKDPRLFDAAKDCVCPAQDLACPAP
- a CDS encoding GTP cyclohydrolase I yields the protein MTLEHAIRELLRAAGLDPQSAELLDTPRAVSELWRRDLLAGYQADPATILAETLPAVAGADAVFAFDLSCHGLCPHHLVPFFGRAHVVYLPGDRLAGLGRLGQLVACHTQRLTLQEQATAAIAKDLVEHLGARGAGCVLETTQLCLSLPDDRHRHSQVVTTAFLGALEPRSDLRERLLRGAPLPGPQAPSRP
- a CDS encoding VWA domain-containing protein, with protein sequence MNLGRWAMGVLLLCGAACSEAGLQPISHQVADLVDDRLDIEGRVCTSPPNEQVFPVKIMFIVDSSGSMQFTDPSDATASGCSTLCPQPAPDGYGLPPAQCATLCAGAQNPGRQAAVQRVVDRFRNNPAVSFAIIRFNGRITVNGSSTATGGGFTNDASVLNQAAAGLGQADITTDYQGALSTAYQVLEKDLVETDPVERARTKYVLIFLSDGAPDPVCQKGCGNDTVNVGIIVDSWCDVPREEWCDNFNANPELCAKMREWYPAMTEQCQSYNSGEDLVRKVNEIVALGQQYNAGELRLHTAFLFIDSLPQAVLDIFAIDKAKSEELLKTMAIAGGGFYRSFNAGQKIDFLDINYSSVSRPFGMTSFIASSDNALPGLTSLLVDTDGDGVDDGREFEAKTNDRERDSDGDGYNDKFELDRLKSGFDPNDPALPVRRCTASERIDRDGDGLLDCEEAILGTDPKLVDSDRDRIPDGVEFAFGTDPIVADAKDDSDFDGKRNDEEIKTHSSPTQADPEIQANFRYIYDREEEAERVDRRSCLDFAVRRLRLVSTAQRAAAGTIGYNEVTLLFGEGPADDPRDFGSYKGACVRAQYVRQTCTADDGKEQACGFKSPATGKVTLTVDDFYDLGELTTRRAAAQRDRKLDPCVGVELP
- a CDS encoding thrombospondin type 3 repeat-containing protein, encoding MMRKFLVVAALSAMGLLVTHSAAYAQALGECTGGACGTPDTSGGGGCGCGGGSILIANTDFGDTYQYADDYDNDGREDDVDNCPQVSNVDQTDSDGDGHGDACDLCSNAADKDQKDTDGDGLGDACDADLDNDGLANGADNCAAVANPTQGDADSDGQGNACDADDDNDGHLDILDNCPLVANTDQGAALPSGCDEDLDLDNIPDSRDLCPSVANADQKDTDGDGIGDACDSDLDGDGIVNGRDNCRSLSNPDQADDDRDNKGNGCDERFLLRRRRRREELPRPHHRLPGLLALDEGQDRRGLPPAPLRQP